Proteins co-encoded in one Symmachiella macrocystis genomic window:
- a CDS encoding SulP family inorganic anion transporter — protein MSKLALRTFNKRPEYNHATNALYLVFHALFSTFLHEIPLAALAGMLVYTGYRLAHLTEFIHVYRIGKEQLAIFLTTLVVVLATDLLIGVAAGIILKMVIHVANGVPIKSLFKPYIEVQEIDDNKSLILARESAVFSNWIPFPHQIEQIGLVQKRNLIVDVSCTKLVDHSVMEKLDEMQRDFEQEGLTFEVRGLVALQPLAKNTHAARKRGLATMRRLTIVAAADIEQWLEQKLLNWEHQAIRRNHAQVLVATTLRQEEPLRPQKYASK, from the coding sequence ATGTCGAAGCTCGCGCTCAGGACATTTAACAAGCGCCCTGAGTACAACCATGCCACGAATGCTTTATACCTCGTCTTCCACGCCTTGTTTTCCACATTTCTGCATGAAATTCCACTTGCCGCTTTGGCCGGAATGTTGGTCTACACGGGCTACCGACTGGCTCATCTGACTGAGTTTATCCACGTTTACCGAATCGGAAAAGAACAACTAGCCATTTTTCTGACGACCCTCGTCGTTGTCTTGGCAACTGACCTACTCATCGGTGTCGCCGCAGGCATCATTCTTAAAATGGTGATTCACGTCGCCAACGGTGTGCCGATTAAGTCGTTGTTCAAACCGTACATTGAAGTACAGGAAATCGACGATAATAAGTCTCTGATCCTCGCACGTGAGTCGGCCGTCTTCAGTAACTGGATTCCGTTCCCGCATCAGATTGAACAAATCGGACTCGTGCAGAAACGGAATCTCATTGTCGATGTCTCTTGCACAAAGCTTGTGGATCACAGTGTGATGGAGAAACTTGACGAAATGCAGCGCGACTTCGAGCAAGAGGGATTAACCTTTGAAGTCCGGGGACTCGTCGCTCTGCAACCACTTGCCAAGAATACCCACGCCGCTCGCAAGAGAGGCTTGGCAACCATGCGACGACTGACAATCGTTGCCGCAGCGGATATTGAACAGTGGCTGGAACAAAAATTGTTGAACTGGGAGCATCAGGCTATACGTCGCAACCATGCTCAGGTGCTGGTCGCCACGACTTTGCGACAAGAGGAGCCGTTACGACCTCAAAAGTACGCATCGAAGTGA
- a CDS encoding SUMF1/EgtB/PvdO family nonheme iron enzyme codes for MRQARAQEKPAPQEKDAPQKLEKIKNSIGMELVRIPAGKFLMGSPEDEEGHEEGEFQREKTIKTPFYLGVYEVTQEQYEEVMNKNPWEDKGPNLPAGSISWWDAMRFCRKLSEMESETYRLPTEMEWEYACRAGTKTTFNFGDKAVYKDANFHPAYPYPYLEESVSKEDFGLPGVVLQPVGAYKPNAFGLYDMHGNVSEWCLDRLDHRSDLFILRGGNGRIAAMYCRSAFRYAHNGGWKWTGFRVVRTVEPELGEIEIPITHAIDQADRYETDEMLVKIKEAFSKPATSLLPPVVIFPAVDAERHVRIDGVGLSLVTNYAVAYTPQRRMAISLPEVRSRLLNAGLFKPGTEIDDESIKICLAAIGAKHYVLPQVVEENDKLKLTFAVRTLDDSDVEAATPLIFEKDQLNQIPGTIARGVLEQIGAELSEAEIAHISKPKVLRSKDFQQLSHIAWTMTFGKDNRDLLLVVLRNPLCLPAWELYVFNSNPAEKAFDRFKKVKIRLLCDRLQICTGVRKTASDDEILALLEMAPQFQGDSYYYAALAILAKNMSEPELVRQILEEWRNEDPGYSGCLQRGLLFYAWANSDRETGDIVPPEERLELAQQELEQGIEINPQDWEARTQMIKVAMDLDMPFEIVDEHFQAAIKARPRSRQAYSTMFDVLQSRWNNNLEENNHEDLLIFAGQCVRTGYFEEGIPDLSMDFIRDTIEIPGDRAIVRTSSRDPELWAIVSDYNQGIQAIKNSPGVDYSAKKRYARNLYAKYGAYGSHFDKVADTFRQLEKEGPDPLVFWDGFTYAFLRDLVFSQEESGQAQNIAAMRAALDVGNFDAAARWLDKVKADNDGDKKLIKRNRLAIKLGRQLREEGFLDLSAETMFQLFDGIDDAWKVDDDALVCHLPAQKSSLILLPFGIENAEVTGTIRWMDLPKKVHVHSHTRALRDNVALQYNLQNIQYKWVGLHRGNNRKRFRNGDNFQGDEVNFRMTLGTEEDTFSPATEIEWSALVIENVPSGFGFQVDAADGNASTVRFTDVRIELID; via the coding sequence ATGCGACAAGCGCGCGCACAAGAAAAACCCGCGCCGCAGGAAAAGGATGCTCCCCAGAAACTCGAGAAAATCAAAAACTCGATTGGCATGGAATTGGTACGGATCCCCGCAGGCAAATTCTTGATGGGTTCTCCTGAAGACGAAGAAGGGCACGAGGAGGGCGAGTTTCAGCGAGAGAAGACGATCAAAACGCCATTTTATCTTGGAGTCTATGAGGTCACACAGGAACAATACGAAGAGGTGATGAACAAGAATCCCTGGGAGGACAAAGGACCAAACTTGCCAGCGGGGAGTATATCATGGTGGGACGCTATGCGTTTTTGCCGAAAGCTCAGCGAGATGGAATCCGAAACCTACCGTTTGCCCACGGAAATGGAATGGGAATATGCCTGCCGGGCCGGAACCAAGACGACATTTAACTTCGGTGACAAAGCTGTCTATAAGGACGCCAATTTCCACCCCGCCTATCCGTACCCCTATTTGGAGGAGAGCGTCTCCAAGGAGGACTTTGGTCTCCCGGGAGTGGTCCTCCAGCCGGTTGGAGCGTACAAACCCAATGCATTTGGACTGTACGATATGCACGGCAACGTTTCCGAATGGTGCCTCGATCGATTGGACCACCGCTCGGACCTGTTCATCCTTCGCGGCGGCAATGGCAGAATCGCCGCCATGTACTGTCGTTCTGCGTTTCGGTATGCGCACAACGGCGGATGGAAATGGACCGGTTTTCGCGTGGTCAGAACTGTCGAGCCCGAACTGGGGGAAATCGAGATTCCCATCACGCATGCAATCGATCAGGCCGATCGTTACGAGACTGATGAGATGCTTGTCAAAATCAAAGAGGCCTTCTCCAAACCGGCAACTTCCCTCTTGCCGCCTGTCGTGATCTTTCCCGCCGTCGACGCCGAGCGACATGTACGCATTGACGGTGTGGGGCTCAGCCTCGTGACAAACTATGCAGTCGCCTACACACCCCAACGGCGTATGGCAATTAGCTTGCCCGAAGTGCGATCCCGTCTCTTAAATGCCGGCCTGTTTAAACCTGGAACCGAGATCGATGACGAGTCGATCAAAATCTGTCTCGCTGCCATCGGCGCTAAACATTACGTCTTGCCACAAGTCGTGGAAGAAAACGACAAGCTCAAGTTAACCTTTGCGGTGCGCACCCTCGACGATTCTGACGTCGAAGCGGCCACTCCGCTGATATTTGAAAAAGACCAACTGAATCAGATCCCGGGGACAATCGCTCGCGGCGTGTTGGAACAAATCGGAGCTGAACTGAGCGAAGCGGAAATCGCCCACATTTCGAAACCGAAGGTTCTCAGATCCAAAGATTTTCAACAACTCAGTCATATCGCCTGGACAATGACGTTCGGCAAAGACAACCGGGATCTGCTTCTCGTTGTGCTGCGTAATCCGCTGTGCCTACCTGCCTGGGAGTTGTATGTCTTTAACAGTAACCCAGCTGAGAAAGCCTTTGACCGCTTCAAAAAAGTAAAAATTCGATTGTTATGCGACCGGCTGCAAATATGCACCGGCGTGCGCAAGACGGCTTCGGACGATGAAATTCTAGCGTTGCTTGAGATGGCTCCGCAATTTCAAGGCGACTCCTATTACTACGCCGCACTAGCCATTCTCGCTAAAAATATGTCCGAACCGGAACTGGTCAGACAGATCCTTGAGGAATGGAGAAATGAAGACCCCGGCTATTCCGGTTGTCTCCAGCGCGGTCTGTTATTCTATGCCTGGGCCAATTCCGACAGAGAAACGGGAGATATCGTTCCGCCTGAAGAACGTCTCGAACTGGCGCAGCAAGAGCTGGAACAAGGCATTGAAATCAACCCGCAAGACTGGGAAGCTCGTACGCAGATGATCAAAGTTGCAATGGACTTGGACATGCCGTTCGAAATTGTTGACGAGCACTTTCAAGCAGCGATCAAAGCACGTCCGCGTTCCCGGCAAGCCTACTCCACGATGTTTGATGTACTCCAAAGTCGCTGGAACAACAATCTCGAGGAAAATAATCATGAGGACTTATTAATTTTTGCCGGACAGTGTGTTCGAACCGGATATTTCGAAGAGGGAATTCCTGATTTGAGCATGGATTTCATCCGAGATACCATCGAAATCCCCGGCGACCGCGCCATCGTGCGCACCTCCTCTCGCGATCCTGAATTGTGGGCAATCGTGTCGGATTACAACCAGGGTATTCAAGCCATAAAGAACAGCCCCGGAGTGGACTATTCCGCCAAGAAACGATACGCGCGAAACCTATATGCCAAATATGGAGCCTACGGCAGTCATTTTGACAAGGTCGCTGACACATTTCGTCAATTGGAAAAGGAAGGCCCCGACCCGTTAGTCTTCTGGGACGGTTTCACCTACGCGTTTCTTCGCGATCTTGTCTTCTCGCAAGAGGAATCGGGACAAGCACAAAATATCGCCGCCATGCGTGCCGCTTTAGATGTCGGTAACTTCGACGCGGCAGCCAGGTGGTTGGATAAGGTGAAGGCGGACAACGATGGCGACAAAAAACTGATCAAACGCAATCGACTCGCCATCAAACTAGGCCGACAGCTTCGCGAAGAAGGATTTCTCGATTTGTCGGCCGAGACCATGTTTCAACTGTTCGACGGCATTGATGACGCGTGGAAGGTCGATGACGACGCACTCGTTTGTCACCTGCCCGCCCAAAAATCTTCCCTAATTCTACTCCCCTTTGGTATTGAGAACGCGGAAGTGACGGGAACGATCCGTTGGATGGATCTCCCCAAAAAAGTGCACGTCCATTCACATACCCGCGCGCTGCGAGACAACGTCGCCCTGCAATATAATTTGCAAAATATTCAGTACAAATGGGTAGGGCTTCACCGTGGAAATAATCGCAAACGTTTCAGAAACGGCGATAACTTCCAAGGCGATGAGGTGAATTTTCGCATGACCTTGGGAACCGAAGAAGATACATTTTCTCCAGCAACAGAAATTGAGTGGTCAGCACTCGTGATCGAAAACGTTCCTTCCGGATTTGGATTTCAAGTCGATGCTGCGGATGGAAATGCCTCAACGGTTCGCTTCACAGATGTGCGGATCGAGTTGATCGACTGA
- a CDS encoding cytochrome c3 family protein, whose product MTAPRKSDRSQRNSLNQRNKLHLVLRFVAILVIALLAAGTAVYFLAVPADPFPLPAEQVDDPPNPAVLTGDAQTGESPNLASSAPVHDWQSSDFVGSQVCADCHFEIAEAFAEHPMANTLAKVEDATSIEVLEDNTVEFATHGRRYRVERDGDRVVHTEYMTDADNNIVYEQPVDVHYAIGSGENARSYLIDRGGLLFESPVTWYNDKQKWDLSPGYHNNPRQRFNRRVIDGCVQCHSGHVNPLGDGTSNRFGDPPFQELGIGCERCHGPGKRHVEKYEAEDWDADSETADKLLIVNPAHLERGLKDSVCYQCHMKGKRRILRKGKSFHDFRPGMSTDDVWTTFVPPAPFDKDGTAQFSSHVEQMHSSACFVGSEGAMSCTTCHDPHRSPKPDQRAAFYRERCNTCHSEHGCSVPIEEREMPPALNSCIHCHMQSVGSNVPHTSQSDHRILRNPSSLQAEQQPSTRGEVWSIFGDSEQRLPEWEVQRARAIALSDQAIEEMNQPLMGQAITALESVLAHDRNDVHVLHLLGYLYELTRNHAQAKSYFEAALRINPQDEMSLKNLGLVGFRTRAIDLGLASYGRYLKVNKWDGTMFAPYIRMLAASGDLRAAAAAAEQGLQLDPTQLELRDITVKLYERLGDQKKSQQHLKLLQEINSQLTPWDQKRRDRLQQKVHKSQSADP is encoded by the coding sequence ATGACTGCTCCACGCAAATCTGATCGCTCTCAACGAAATTCCTTAAATCAACGCAACAAGCTACATTTGGTACTCCGGTTTGTTGCGATTCTGGTGATTGCCCTGTTGGCAGCCGGCACTGCGGTCTACTTCTTGGCGGTCCCGGCAGATCCGTTCCCTCTACCTGCCGAGCAGGTTGACGATCCACCAAATCCCGCTGTACTGACCGGTGATGCACAGACTGGCGAATCGCCGAATCTCGCATCCTCAGCGCCGGTGCATGATTGGCAGTCGAGTGATTTCGTCGGCAGCCAAGTTTGCGCCGATTGCCACTTTGAAATTGCCGAAGCATTTGCGGAACACCCGATGGCAAACACTCTGGCAAAAGTCGAGGATGCGACATCGATTGAAGTCTTGGAGGATAACACTGTCGAATTCGCAACCCACGGACGTCGTTACCGCGTCGAACGTGACGGCGACCGTGTGGTGCACACCGAGTATATGACTGATGCAGATAACAATATTGTCTACGAGCAACCCGTTGACGTTCATTACGCCATAGGGTCGGGTGAGAACGCCCGGTCGTACCTGATTGATCGCGGTGGACTTTTATTTGAGTCGCCCGTCACTTGGTACAACGATAAGCAGAAATGGGATCTTTCACCGGGGTATCACAATAACCCGCGTCAACGCTTCAATCGGCGTGTTATCGACGGCTGTGTTCAATGTCACTCGGGGCATGTCAATCCCCTCGGTGACGGCACCTCGAACCGCTTCGGAGATCCACCGTTTCAAGAACTCGGGATTGGTTGCGAACGCTGTCACGGACCGGGAAAACGGCACGTCGAAAAGTATGAAGCTGAGGACTGGGACGCCGACAGTGAGACCGCTGATAAATTGCTGATTGTCAATCCGGCCCACCTCGAACGGGGACTCAAGGATAGTGTCTGCTACCAATGCCACATGAAAGGCAAGCGTCGGATCTTGCGTAAAGGCAAGTCCTTTCACGATTTTCGACCTGGAATGTCGACTGATGATGTTTGGACGACCTTTGTTCCACCGGCGCCGTTTGACAAAGATGGAACCGCTCAGTTTTCGAGTCACGTCGAGCAGATGCACTCCAGCGCGTGCTTTGTTGGTTCCGAAGGCGCTATGAGTTGCACCACTTGTCACGACCCGCATCGATCTCCCAAACCGGACCAGCGGGCTGCCTTCTACCGGGAGCGTTGCAACACGTGTCATTCCGAACACGGTTGCTCGGTACCGATCGAAGAACGCGAAATGCCTCCCGCACTCAATTCGTGCATCCATTGCCACATGCAGTCGGTTGGGTCGAATGTCCCCCATACATCGCAATCGGATCATCGCATTTTACGCAACCCCAGCAGCCTCCAGGCGGAACAGCAACCGTCCACGCGCGGGGAGGTCTGGTCGATCTTTGGTGACAGCGAACAGCGCTTGCCAGAGTGGGAAGTCCAGCGCGCCCGAGCCATTGCCTTAAGCGATCAAGCGATCGAAGAAATGAACCAACCGCTCATGGGACAAGCCATTACCGCGTTGGAGTCCGTTTTGGCCCACGATCGCAACGACGTGCATGTATTGCATTTGCTGGGGTACTTGTACGAACTCACACGCAATCATGCTCAGGCCAAAAGCTACTTCGAAGCTGCGCTGCGTATCAATCCACAGGACGAAATGAGCCTCAAGAATCTGGGCTTGGTGGGATTTCGGACCCGCGCCATCGATCTCGGCCTAGCGAGTTACGGACGCTACTTAAAGGTCAACAAATGGGATGGAACGATGTTTGCCCCATATATACGGATGCTGGCAGCATCCGGCGACCTGCGAGCCGCTGCGGCGGCAGCTGAGCAAGGATTGCAACTCGACCCGACACAGCTAGAGCTGCGCGACATCACCGTGAAATTGTACGAGCGCCTCGGCGATCAGAAAAAGAGCCAGCAACATCTCAAATTGTTGCAAGAAATCAACAGCCAACTCACACCGTGGGACCAGAAACGCCGAGATCGGCTCCAGCAAAAAGTTCATAAAAGCCAATCGGCGGACCCGTAG
- a CDS encoding ArnT family glycosyltransferase, with translation MGGWDQTARLGRRDYLLLTVYCLVLFGLAMVSRRGLSIHESVLPQSAREMYADGDWVVPKRGGAPWMESPPLPQWATVAVASLFGRCDTVAIVRLGPTLVATAVVLMVAWMATLFFGRGLGLLSGFVMATTCQFLRYAWLAEDEIYLCGLVTAAVVLFVKLEFADANPADEVREPCGFFGGRRPAVLALFIALGMTNLAKGLIFGTAMAVIPMAAYLLWNADFGRIRRYLWFWGWLAFAVVMLAWPVAAYLRYPDVVDVWRFDLGGRLDGSYQASAEPWWYYPVNLLWILAPWTLVIPFGLWATRGAAVQTRYSAERFLWCWAIFVPAVFSLAQGKHHHYLLHAIAPWSILAAVGLFKVREAMLAWPKSMHNPFWSLGTTALPILVTIWLLRDRIPGGSNVYLPVMVACPFLIVLLSWAIMHLSATRAATALFMTMALAYSFGHVVAAKYVDTHRIDTQFLTDVRAQIPADEQILVDLNVEALRGFMLLFYLDENAVPLHNLSFALDDRIENPSVFVLTRANRRETLDEIGTTREVMQSPQTGRETSAADRLTLFRLTYHQESRGVSAEKVRISPMQAMYRDKGPVLR, from the coding sequence ATGGGTGGCTGGGATCAAACTGCACGGCTGGGACGCCGAGATTATCTGCTGCTGACTGTCTATTGTTTGGTCCTTTTCGGACTGGCGATGGTCAGTAGACGCGGGTTGAGCATTCATGAGAGCGTCTTGCCGCAAAGCGCACGCGAAATGTACGCTGACGGCGACTGGGTGGTTCCCAAACGGGGTGGCGCCCCGTGGATGGAAAGTCCACCGTTGCCGCAATGGGCGACTGTCGCAGTTGCGTCGCTTTTTGGCCGCTGCGATACGGTCGCCATCGTCCGGTTGGGACCGACGTTGGTGGCGACAGCGGTCGTGTTGATGGTGGCATGGATGGCCACGCTGTTTTTCGGGCGAGGACTGGGGCTGTTGAGTGGTTTTGTTATGGCTACCACTTGCCAATTCCTGCGATATGCCTGGCTGGCTGAAGACGAGATCTATTTGTGCGGACTGGTTACAGCAGCGGTCGTGTTATTCGTCAAACTGGAATTTGCTGATGCCAATCCAGCGGATGAAGTCCGCGAACCGTGCGGTTTTTTTGGCGGCCGGCGACCGGCGGTTCTCGCTCTGTTTATTGCTTTGGGGATGACCAATCTCGCAAAAGGCCTCATCTTTGGAACCGCGATGGCGGTGATTCCCATGGCTGCTTATTTGCTGTGGAACGCCGACTTCGGCCGTATTCGTCGTTACCTTTGGTTTTGGGGATGGTTGGCATTTGCCGTTGTGATGCTGGCTTGGCCCGTTGCCGCTTATTTACGATATCCCGACGTCGTCGACGTCTGGCGGTTTGATCTGGGGGGGCGACTCGATGGGAGTTATCAAGCCAGTGCCGAACCGTGGTGGTATTATCCGGTCAATCTATTGTGGATTCTCGCTCCATGGACGTTGGTGATTCCATTTGGCCTGTGGGCCACGCGCGGTGCGGCGGTACAGACGCGGTACTCCGCTGAACGGTTTTTGTGGTGCTGGGCGATCTTTGTGCCGGCAGTCTTCTCGTTGGCACAAGGCAAACACCATCACTACTTATTACATGCCATCGCTCCCTGGTCGATCCTAGCTGCGGTAGGACTGTTTAAGGTCCGCGAAGCGATGTTGGCGTGGCCCAAATCGATGCATAATCCGTTTTGGAGTTTGGGAACCACGGCGTTGCCAATCTTGGTGACGATTTGGCTATTGCGCGATCGCATCCCGGGCGGCAGCAATGTGTACCTGCCTGTGATGGTGGCTTGTCCGTTTCTGATTGTCTTGCTGTCGTGGGCCATTATGCATTTGTCTGCCACACGCGCTGCGACGGCGCTGTTTATGACGATGGCGTTGGCCTACAGCTTTGGACATGTGGTGGCTGCGAAATATGTCGACACGCACCGCATTGACACGCAGTTTCTCACCGATGTCCGTGCACAGATTCCGGCCGACGAACAGATTCTCGTCGATTTGAATGTCGAAGCCTTACGGGGGTTCATGCTGCTGTTTTATCTGGACGAAAATGCCGTGCCGTTGCACAATTTGAGTTTTGCACTGGATGACCGGATCGAGAATCCAAGCGTGTTTGTGCTGACGCGGGCCAACAGACGGGAGACGCTTGATGAAATCGGCACGACCCGGGAAGTGATGCAAAGCCCGCAGACGGGGCGAGAGACATCGGCAGCGGACCGCTTGACGTTGTTTCGGCTGACGTATCACCAGGAATCACGCGGTGTCAGTGCCGAGAAGGTTCGCATCTCGCCCATGCAAGCGATGTATCGCGATAAAGGTCCGGTACTCAGGTGA
- a CDS encoding WD40 repeat domain-containing protein, translating into MSERVGRMCFRATLNLMIVLSALCWTLSANAADEDRSARQDKADPSQGVWKPGNADNALPGFIPYPAELPGVGRWQVMRQVPLCDIFCLAYSPDDKQYVHTDGQYVRICDTATQELQTMLVGHTASVRAVAWSPQGNQVASAGADKTIRLWNTDGTLARVLEGHEGQINSICFSPDGDQIASASHDGTVRLWNIDGTPGPIFEDHQGPVRMVDWNPNGELLVSGGDDKMARIWSSDGTSGPVCAGHFGPVMTVAWSPDGTQFASGSIGSIPLEADVDRVATARFWSADGTPGAICRGYNRPITDIAWSSNNNMVVVTAEDRTMRFWNTNGNELISMQNIFGVSIDWSSNGRLIAVTGRNRVQIIPIEQIRASRPEVKPLHYFEAVAWSPDGELIAAIGLDNKIRIWHADGRFARVIEEKELKINKIVWSPDGKMLVAAGDDCLGKLWSRDGTPGPDVADHNSYCNGIRWSPDGKWIATVDSYERAILLWSPDGEAGPVLEGLASGTNSITWSPDSTQLASGGSDGSLTIWDTVNGAFVDMYEGKNEEVDSVAWSPNGNTLAAAGNNGIWTLWSPTGEQISQQHGHVDSIMGMEFSPDGKYLASAGWDHTVRLWLPDGKLHHQFQGHTAPAYEVSWSPDSQKLVSCGRDGTIRVWDIKSGKADWTVLFLAKDTMITLNSAGQVIAGDEDAVEEGLRYLVEKPDGSTEFIRYSKFLQRVRDGKKQ; encoded by the coding sequence ATGAGCGAACGTGTTGGCCGCATGTGCTTTCGGGCGACGCTGAATTTGATGATTGTCCTGTCCGCCCTATGCTGGACTCTTTCGGCAAACGCTGCTGACGAAGACCGCTCGGCCCGACAAGACAAAGCGGATCCATCCCAGGGGGTCTGGAAACCAGGCAATGCCGACAACGCCCTGCCGGGATTCATCCCCTATCCGGCTGAACTGCCAGGTGTCGGTCGTTGGCAAGTGATGCGCCAGGTTCCGCTGTGCGATATCTTTTGCCTTGCCTATAGTCCCGACGACAAGCAATATGTCCACACCGACGGGCAATATGTGCGAATCTGTGATACGGCGACGCAAGAACTCCAGACCATGTTGGTTGGCCACACTGCGTCAGTCAGAGCAGTCGCCTGGAGTCCCCAGGGCAATCAAGTGGCCTCAGCCGGTGCCGACAAGACGATCCGTCTGTGGAATACAGATGGAACGCTGGCACGCGTGCTCGAGGGGCACGAAGGACAAATTAACTCGATCTGCTTTAGTCCCGACGGCGATCAAATTGCCTCGGCATCACACGATGGCACCGTGCGTCTCTGGAATATCGACGGCACACCGGGACCGATTTTTGAGGACCATCAAGGCCCCGTGCGGATGGTGGATTGGAACCCCAATGGGGAATTGCTGGTCTCAGGCGGCGACGACAAGATGGCCCGCATCTGGTCGAGCGACGGGACGAGCGGCCCTGTCTGCGCAGGTCATTTTGGTCCCGTCATGACAGTGGCCTGGAGTCCGGACGGAACTCAATTCGCATCGGGATCGATCGGTTCCATTCCGCTTGAGGCCGATGTCGACCGGGTCGCAACGGCCCGTTTTTGGAGTGCCGATGGAACACCCGGAGCGATCTGTCGTGGGTACAACCGACCGATCACAGACATCGCCTGGAGTTCAAATAACAACATGGTGGTCGTCACGGCGGAAGATCGCACGATGCGATTTTGGAATACAAATGGAAACGAACTCATTTCGATGCAAAACATCTTCGGTGTCTCTATCGATTGGAGCAGCAACGGACGTTTGATCGCTGTCACCGGCCGCAATCGAGTACAGATCATCCCGATCGAACAAATCAGGGCCAGTCGCCCGGAGGTCAAGCCGCTACACTATTTCGAAGCGGTCGCCTGGAGTCCCGATGGCGAGTTGATTGCCGCAATTGGGCTCGACAACAAAATTCGCATTTGGCATGCCGACGGCCGCTTTGCGCGCGTCATTGAAGAAAAAGAACTCAAGATCAACAAGATCGTGTGGAGTCCCGATGGGAAGATGTTGGTTGCGGCGGGAGACGATTGCTTAGGCAAGCTCTGGTCGCGCGACGGCACTCCGGGACCGGATGTCGCCGATCATAATAGCTATTGCAACGGAATCCGCTGGAGTCCCGACGGCAAGTGGATTGCCACCGTAGACTCATACGAGCGCGCGATTCTCCTCTGGAGCCCTGACGGAGAAGCGGGCCCGGTGCTCGAAGGTTTAGCCTCGGGAACCAATTCGATCACGTGGAGTCCCGACAGCACTCAGTTGGCCTCGGGCGGAAGCGACGGTAGCTTGACGATTTGGGACACGGTCAACGGCGCATTCGTAGATATGTATGAAGGAAAAAACGAAGAGGTCGACTCGGTCGCCTGGAGCCCCAACGGTAACACTTTGGCGGCGGCCGGGAACAACGGCATCTGGACGCTGTGGAGTCCAACCGGCGAACAAATCTCCCAGCAGCACGGCCATGTCGATTCCATAATGGGTATGGAATTCAGTCCTGATGGAAAATATCTTGCATCTGCCGGCTGGGACCATACGGTACGGCTTTGGTTACCCGACGGCAAACTGCACCATCAGTTTCAAGGACATACGGCGCCAGCGTATGAGGTTTCTTGGAGTCCCGATTCCCAGAAGCTGGTTTCCTGCGGACGGGACGGAACGATTCGGGTCTGGGACATCAAGTCTGGAAAAGCGGATTGGACGGTTCTGTTTCTCGCCAAGGATACCATGATCACACTAAATTCCGCCGGGCAGGTAATCGCCGGCGATGAAGACGCGGTGGAGGAGGGCCTGCGGTATCTTGTGGAAAAACCGGACGGCTCCACAGAATTCATCCGCTACAGCAAATTCCTGCAGCGTGTCCGGGATGGCAAAAAGCAATAA
- a CDS encoding P-II family nitrogen regulator produces the protein MVELGASGYTSQPCSGAGRHDFATRGAVTTSKVRIEVIVPDAIFEGIIKFLRQDVLPSHRVTVSVELVDVVRRDHFD, from the coding sequence ATTGTTGAACTGGGAGCATCAGGCTATACGTCGCAACCATGCTCAGGTGCTGGTCGCCACGACTTTGCGACAAGAGGAGCCGTTACGACCTCAAAAGTACGCATCGAAGTGATCGTGCCTGATGCAATCTTCGAAGGCATTATTAAATTTCTGCGGCAGGATGTACTTCCCTCTCATCGCGTCACGGTCAGCGTCGAATTGGTCGATGTTGTCCGCCGTGATCATTTTGACTAG
- a CDS encoding alkyl sulfatase dimerization domain-containing protein produces MGGHTNPILGAGEVQQVLSDYRDAVQFIHDKTVEGMNQGMTPDELVEYVQLPENLADKDYLQPFYGHPEWGVRSVFNGYLGWFDGNPSHLFRLSPKSEAERVAKLGRRHGQTTGRSR; encoded by the coding sequence GTGGGCGGTCACACCAATCCGATTCTCGGAGCAGGGGAGGTCCAGCAAGTTCTCAGCGACTATCGCGATGCCGTTCAGTTCATTCACGACAAGACCGTTGAGGGAATGAATCAAGGAATGACGCCCGACGAATTGGTCGAGTATGTGCAGCTTCCCGAAAACCTCGCTGATAAAGACTACTTGCAACCCTTCTACGGACATCCAGAATGGGGCGTCCGCAGTGTATTTAACGGCTATTTGGGCTGGTTCGATGGCAACCCATCCCATCTGTTTCGACTTTCACCAAAGTCAGAAGCAGAGCGTGTCGCGAAACTCGGCCGGAGGCACGGACAAACTACTGGCCGCAGCCGGTAA
- a CDS encoding alkyl sulfatase dimerization domain-containing protein produces the protein MATHPICFDFHQSQKQSVSRNSAGGTDKLLAAAGKALSSYDNQWAAQLADYLLAIDNDESAARRIKADALTKLAGKMVNATARN, from the coding sequence ATGGCAACCCATCCCATCTGTTTCGACTTTCACCAAAGTCAGAAGCAGAGCGTGTCGCGAAACTCGGCCGGAGGCACGGACAAACTACTGGCCGCAGCCGGTAAGGCCCTTTCCTCATACGACAACCAGTGGGCTGCACAACTTGCTGATTATTTATTGGCAATTGACAATGATGAATCAGCGGCAAGGCGAATCAAAGCAGACGCGTTGACAAAGCTTGCCGGGAAGATGGTCAATGCGACAGCCCGCAACTAG